The Mytilus trossulus isolate FHL-02 chromosome 3, PNRI_Mtr1.1.1.hap1, whole genome shotgun sequence genome contains a region encoding:
- the LOC134709340 gene encoding uncharacterized protein LOC134709340 has product MYCVFVLFGLVLVYCHADECSYPYRRVGKGCYLIQKDSVSGDTAFAKCLRRGAYLANFETLNEAMLMKYELQKMKTGVHYYVGGRNINRYKTGGDWRWIKKDGEMVKMKYFAFDNGEPNGTLKAAQDCMFFYASRGYRFHAVSCAIGGLLGGYICEK; this is encoded by the exons ATGTATTGTGTGTTTGTACTATTTGGACTAGTTTTGGTTTATTGTCATGCTG ATGAATGCAGTTATCCATACCGACGAGTTGGTAAAGGATGTTATCTTATACAAAAAGATAGTGTGTCCGGTGATACTGCTTTT GCAAAATGCTTACGACGAGGTGCATATCTAGCAAACTTTGAAACTCTAAATGAAGCTATGTTGATGAAGTACGAacttcaaaaaatgaaaacag gtGTGCATTATTATGTCGGTGGACGTAACATCAATAGGTACAAGACCGGTGGTGATTGGAGATGGATAAAAAAGGACGGAGAAATGGTCAAGATGAAGTACTTTGCATTTGATAATGGAGAACCAAATGGAACATTAAAGGCTGCACAAGATTGTATGTTCTTCTATGCTTCTAGAGGATATAGGTTCCATGCTGTCTCGTGTGCAATTGGTGGTTTACTTGGAGGTTATATTTGCGagaaataa